From a single Chitinophaga sp. Cy-1792 genomic region:
- a CDS encoding aminoglycoside phosphotransferase family protein — MESTTDLSYWKQFLRERLNISLGQATLQPVTGGLFNEVYRVGDEQQEYYVKRYLDKPVSGIFTPPEIPATQRRELAFKVHDYCRRIEGNKSHVPAIRQDEASNTLVIAGVANGKPLLSYLAAGKAPVTALLAVSRVLARLHTASHNVTAYTEQPLYLNTVFRDYKLQLQYYELASHLEPDIAVKVRTLADQYKMQQLCLLHGDINTRNIVLNENTEAIGIIDFEQAHVGHPVYDLAYLLSELLIHQWYYASEVMQQAIRRMLELYFGVNTTIRYAEVRDILNAHIGVQILYRFLGPSRNSWTYYVESPRREEIIAQAKGLLKY; from the coding sequence ATGGAGTCTACTACAGATTTATCCTACTGGAAACAATTTCTGCGGGAACGATTAAACATCAGCCTGGGACAGGCTACTTTACAACCGGTTACCGGCGGACTTTTCAATGAAGTTTACCGCGTCGGTGATGAGCAGCAGGAATATTACGTTAAAAGATACCTTGATAAACCCGTCTCCGGGATATTCACGCCCCCTGAAATACCTGCTACGCAGCGGCGTGAGCTGGCGTTTAAGGTGCACGACTACTGCCGGCGTATAGAAGGTAATAAAAGTCATGTGCCGGCAATCAGGCAGGATGAAGCCAGTAACACGTTGGTGATAGCAGGTGTGGCCAATGGCAAACCTTTATTATCCTATCTGGCGGCAGGTAAGGCCCCAGTGACGGCATTGCTGGCGGTTTCCCGTGTACTCGCAAGGCTACATACGGCAAGCCATAACGTTACTGCATATACGGAGCAGCCATTATACCTGAATACTGTCTTCCGGGATTATAAGCTACAATTGCAATACTATGAGCTGGCATCGCACCTGGAGCCGGACATTGCGGTAAAAGTGCGGACCCTGGCCGATCAATACAAAATGCAACAGCTATGCTTATTGCACGGTGATATCAATACCAGGAATATCGTACTGAATGAAAATACCGAAGCTATTGGTATCATAGATTTTGAGCAGGCACATGTCGGACATCCTGTCTACGACCTGGCCTACCTGCTCAGTGAATTGCTGATTCATCAATGGTATTACGCATCAGAGGTGATGCAGCAGGCCATCAGGCGTATGCTGGAGTTGTATTTCGGTGTTAATACCACCATCCGTTACGCGGAGGTCAGGGATATCCTGAATGCGCATATTGGGGTGCAGATATTATACCGCTTTCTGGGGCCCAGCCGTAACTCCTGGACCTATTATGTGGAGTCGCCCAGGAGAGAAGAGATCATAGCGCAGGCGAAAGGGTTACTGAAGTATTAG
- a CDS encoding alkene reductase yields the protein MQFPTMFSPYNLSGLELKNRFLMAPMTRSRTSQPGDIPNELMAEYYAQRAAAGIIITEATYVNIQGQGYARTPGIATKEQIKGWKKITTAVHEKNTPIFLQIWHTGRMSSSLVNGLQPIGPSALIAEEASVYIEDNVTKGMIAFTPVEAPRAMEAADFTDVNNQFVQAALHAMEAGFDGVELHGANAYLIDQFLRRNSNRRTDMYGGSIPNRIRFPMELIKGVAQAIGKEKVGIRFSPNVKYKNMDDPEIFDAILMAAQQLNDLGIAYIHLAEGDWENGPELDESFRKALRLAFTKTIIATGSKTPEKGETLLKKGYANLIGFGRSFVANPDFPIRVLTGAPLNEITDRHLLYGGGDHIGYSDYPAI from the coding sequence ATGCAATTTCCTACAATGTTTAGCCCGTACAACTTAAGTGGACTGGAATTGAAAAACAGATTTTTGATGGCGCCCATGACCAGAAGCAGGACCTCCCAGCCCGGCGATATCCCCAATGAGCTGATGGCTGAATACTATGCACAGCGTGCTGCTGCCGGCATTATTATAACGGAGGCTACGTATGTAAACATACAGGGACAAGGCTATGCCAGAACACCTGGTATTGCCACAAAAGAACAGATAAAAGGCTGGAAAAAGATTACCACAGCGGTACATGAAAAAAACACACCTATATTCCTGCAGATATGGCATACTGGAAGGATGTCGTCGTCGCTGGTAAATGGACTACAGCCTATTGGTCCCTCTGCCCTGATTGCTGAAGAAGCCAGTGTATACATTGAAGATAACGTAACGAAAGGGATGATAGCCTTCACACCGGTGGAAGCACCACGCGCCATGGAAGCTGCTGATTTTACGGATGTAAATAATCAGTTTGTACAGGCAGCCCTCCACGCCATGGAAGCCGGCTTTGATGGCGTAGAACTACACGGCGCCAACGCCTATCTGATAGACCAGTTTCTCCGTCGTAACTCCAACAGACGAACAGACATGTACGGCGGCAGTATACCCAACCGCATCCGCTTCCCTATGGAACTGATAAAAGGCGTGGCACAAGCCATCGGGAAAGAAAAGGTAGGGATCAGGTTTTCTCCCAATGTCAAATATAAAAATATGGACGACCCGGAGATCTTCGACGCTATCCTGATGGCAGCCCAACAGCTGAACGACCTGGGCATTGCCTATATTCACCTGGCAGAAGGTGACTGGGAAAACGGCCCGGAACTGGATGAAAGCTTCCGCAAAGCATTGCGGCTTGCCTTTACCAAAACGATCATTGCCACCGGCAGTAAAACACCGGAAAAAGGAGAAACCCTGCTGAAAAAGGGCTATGCCAATTTAATCGGCTTCGGACGCAGCTTCGTTGCCAATCCAGATTTCCCGATACGGGTATTGACAGGTGCTCCTTTAAACGAAATCACTGACCGGCACCTCCTCTATGGTGGTGGCGACCATATCGGGTATTCAGATTATCCCGCTATTTAA
- a CDS encoding AI-2E family transporter: MNTQFRPGSRNLIETILVLLLLLGLLLALYKVLHIFFGVLTFALIFSVSFHTLFEKMVLKMQGRRKLVAIVYAIVLVAIIALPVTYIISAISTHMRDIVEWINDTRQNGLPPLPSWLLSIPYLGPDINGYWQSLRENPHATIVGHERQVGAVIRDVISSGAGIIGAALQLIIGIVVSAFFLVAGENAVTPVRSAIQHLLGKKDGEELLEATIMAIKGVSIGVMGTAFITGIVSWIGFAIGGVPFALGLSALVFFLVLIQIGPLVIWIPVMVWMFTQGHPGTTLFLVIYGAGLQVGEAILKPLLIAKSGKLPFLVLFIGVVGGLAAWGFTGIFKGAIIMAVFYTIFNSWLAGKSTPEPTE, from the coding sequence ATGAATACGCAATTTCGCCCGGGCTCACGCAATCTGATCGAAACGATTCTGGTATTGTTACTGTTGCTAGGCCTGCTGCTGGCACTTTATAAGGTATTACATATTTTTTTCGGTGTATTGACCTTTGCACTGATCTTCTCGGTGTCGTTCCACACGCTTTTTGAAAAAATGGTGCTGAAAATGCAGGGCCGGCGCAAACTGGTGGCTATTGTGTATGCAATTGTGCTGGTGGCTATTATTGCACTGCCTGTTACCTATATCATCAGTGCGATCAGCACACACATGCGTGATATTGTAGAGTGGATCAATGATACCCGTCAGAACGGTCTGCCGCCTTTACCTTCCTGGCTACTGAGCATACCCTACCTGGGCCCTGATATCAATGGTTACTGGCAAAGTCTGCGTGAGAACCCGCATGCTACTATTGTAGGCCATGAGCGGCAGGTGGGTGCGGTGATCAGGGATGTCATCAGCAGTGGTGCCGGCATCATCGGAGCGGCGTTGCAACTGATTATCGGGATCGTCGTTTCTGCCTTTTTCCTGGTAGCGGGCGAAAATGCGGTGACGCCCGTCAGGTCTGCCATACAACATCTGCTGGGTAAGAAAGACGGGGAAGAGCTCCTGGAAGCTACCATTATGGCCATTAAAGGGGTATCCATTGGTGTGATGGGTACTGCATTTATCACCGGTATTGTTTCCTGGATTGGGTTTGCCATTGGCGGAGTGCCGTTTGCGTTAGGCTTGTCGGCCCTGGTTTTTTTCCTGGTGCTGATACAAATAGGGCCGCTGGTCATCTGGATACCGGTGATGGTATGGATGTTTACGCAGGGACATCCGGGCACAACCTTGTTCCTGGTGATCTATGGCGCCGGATTACAGGTAGGGGAGGCTATCCTGAAACCGCTACTGATCGCTAAAAGTGGTAAATTGCCGTTTTTAGTGTTATTTATCGGCGTAGTGGGAGGCCTTGCCGCATGGGGATTCACCGGGATCTTCAAAGGCGCTATCATCATGGCGGTATTCTACACTATATTTAATTCCTGGCTGGCGGGTAAAAGTACGCCGGAGCCTACAGAATAA
- a CDS encoding L-rhamnose mutarotase, with product MKTIIHLLIVVVICFTAGCSAPAKQPDITEKVKRYGMVTGIKAEKIGYYKQLHAAIWPAVAQTISKCHIRNYSIYLKEIDGKSYLFSYFEYTGDDFTGDMKKMAADTATQRWWKETAPMQVPLPDAAAAGETWSNMEEVFHL from the coding sequence ATGAAGACAATCATTCATTTACTAATAGTAGTAGTGATCTGTTTCACTGCAGGGTGTAGTGCGCCTGCAAAGCAACCTGATATAACGGAGAAGGTTAAACGTTATGGAATGGTAACCGGTATCAAAGCGGAAAAGATCGGTTATTACAAACAGCTCCATGCAGCAATATGGCCTGCTGTAGCACAAACTATCAGCAAATGTCATATCCGGAATTATTCCATCTACCTGAAAGAAATTGATGGCAAATCATATCTGTTCAGTTATTTTGAATATACCGGAGATGATTTTACCGGAGATATGAAGAAGATGGCCGCGGATACCGCTACGCAGCGCTGGTGGAAGGAAACAGCTCCGATGCAGGTACCATTGCCGGATGCCGCTGCAGCGGGTGAAACCTGGAGTAATATGGAAGAGGTATTTCACCTATAG
- a CDS encoding alpha-L-fucosidase, with the protein MKKLIKIFLTVCLLAIGNVSPAQTISDFMKDRFGMFIHWGPVSLRGTEIGWSRDKEVPISDYDSLYKEFDPVLFNADTWARTARDAGMKYLTITARHHDGFCLWPSAYTDYNISHTPFKKDVVKALHDACKKYGIKFCIYYSVLDWHHPDYPIHSAHNGKIDPAANMNRYVTYMKNQLKELITNYDPYMLWFDGQWEQPWTDSLGREIYTYLKKLKPAIITNNRLGKEFAATSNKAIDVSKMIGDYDTPEQVVGKLNMETPWESCFTICHQWAWKPNDKMKSLRECLTILSKTAGGNGNLLLNVGPMPDGRIEARQIKQLEAIGSWLKINGDAIYGTKGGPYQPNNDYATTRKGNKLYLHVLNTDTATLALPALPGVQVKKSYIQGGDPVAVNAAANEFHISLPVSRKGQLPYVIVMELNQSAENLPLIK; encoded by the coding sequence ATGAAGAAGCTTATTAAAATTTTTCTCACCGTTTGCCTGCTGGCTATAGGCAATGTATCACCCGCACAAACGATCAGCGATTTCATGAAAGATCGTTTCGGTATGTTTATCCACTGGGGACCTGTTAGTCTGCGTGGCACGGAAATCGGCTGGAGCCGCGATAAAGAAGTACCTATATCGGATTATGATAGCTTGTATAAAGAGTTTGATCCGGTATTGTTCAATGCGGATACCTGGGCCAGAACAGCCAGGGATGCCGGTATGAAATACCTCACAATCACTGCCCGTCATCATGATGGGTTCTGTCTGTGGCCATCTGCATATACCGACTACAATATCTCCCATACTCCGTTTAAAAAAGATGTGGTGAAAGCCTTACATGATGCATGTAAAAAATATGGCATTAAGTTCTGCATCTATTATTCTGTGCTCGACTGGCACCACCCCGACTACCCTATTCATTCTGCACATAACGGAAAAATTGATCCGGCAGCAAACATGAACAGGTATGTTACCTATATGAAAAATCAGTTGAAAGAATTGATTACCAACTATGACCCGTATATGCTCTGGTTTGATGGACAATGGGAGCAACCATGGACAGATTCGCTGGGTAGAGAGATATACACGTACTTAAAAAAACTCAAACCGGCCATCATCACCAACAACAGGCTGGGAAAGGAATTCGCGGCAACATCCAACAAAGCTATTGATGTTTCCAAAATGATTGGCGACTACGATACACCAGAGCAGGTGGTAGGAAAATTAAACATGGAAACGCCATGGGAAAGCTGCTTCACCATCTGTCATCAATGGGCATGGAAACCTAATGATAAGATGAAGTCGCTCAGGGAATGCCTGACGATATTATCCAAAACAGCCGGTGGCAACGGCAACCTGTTACTGAATGTAGGTCCTATGCCTGATGGCAGAATAGAAGCCAGGCAGATAAAGCAGCTGGAAGCTATCGGCAGCTGGCTGAAAATAAACGGCGATGCCATTTATGGCACCAAAGGCGGCCCGTATCAGCCCAACAACGATTACGCCACAACCCGCAAAGGCAATAAGCTATACCTGCATGTATTGAATACAGACACGGCAACATTGGCACTGCCTGCATTGCCAGGCGTACAGGTTAAAAAATCGTATATCCAGGGAGGTGATCCGGTGGCTGTAAATGCAGCAGCAAATGAGTTTCATATATCCCTGCCCGTTAGCAGGAAAGGACAGCTACCTTACGTTATAGTAATGGAACTGAATCAATCAGCAGAAAATCTACCATTGATTAAATAA
- a CDS encoding sodium/solute symporter (Members of the Solute:Sodium Symporter (SSS), TC 2.A.21 as described in tcdb.org, catalyze solute:Na+ symport. Known solutes for members of the family include sugars, amino acids, nucleosides, inositols, vitamins, urea or anions, depending on the system.) — protein sequence MISGTDITISIIYILLIVTIGLWAGKRKSGPTTGSASNSYFLAGRNLRWPMIGLALFATNISCLHLVSLAQSGFDTGLLNGNFEWMAAFTLILLAVFFIPFYIRSGITTLPDFLEKRYNKACRDWLAFVSIISAMVIHIGFSFLAGGIVLETLFGIHMYVSVIVIASLTGLYTIIGGLRAVVVTETVQSIVLIAGAIIISCFAWNKIGGWSNMTSILAAEGNSQKLSMIRPLGDSSGMSWMAVFFGYPVLGIWYWCADQTIVQRALGAKDEDNAKVGALFCGFIKILPVFIFVLPGLIAYTLFKSGKLDLHSLPVIMQNGVAAPDSKGIYTVMITQLLPKGLVGLLAAALLSGLMSQIAGALNAISTLASYDIYKRIKPTVTDRQLVTAGRWSAAIALAISLLLLPLLNKYTSLFEGINDIIAHIAPPVTCVFLLGIFWKKASGKAAQYTLWVGSLLGIVVFTAGKIADSNSFIAQVPFMMMAFYLFITCVILQVILSYVFPVQHNAASSTLYWHNIWQPLGIKGWRGIGNYRLLSVLLLLLMTILYWVFR from the coding sequence ATGATCTCAGGAACAGATATTACCATCAGCATTATTTACATACTCCTGATTGTCACCATAGGCTTGTGGGCCGGGAAACGTAAGTCTGGCCCAACAACAGGCAGCGCCAGCAACAGCTATTTCCTGGCCGGCAGAAACCTGCGCTGGCCAATGATCGGACTGGCTTTATTCGCCACCAATATCTCCTGTCTGCACCTGGTGAGCCTGGCCCAGAGTGGCTTCGATACCGGGCTGCTGAACGGTAACTTCGAGTGGATGGCAGCCTTCACTCTGATATTGCTGGCCGTATTCTTCATCCCGTTTTATATACGCTCCGGCATCACCACACTACCGGATTTCCTGGAGAAAAGATATAATAAGGCCTGCCGCGACTGGCTGGCATTTGTTTCGATCATATCTGCCATGGTAATACATATCGGGTTCTCTTTTCTGGCAGGAGGCATCGTGCTGGAAACATTGTTCGGAATTCATATGTACGTCAGCGTTATTGTCATTGCCTCGCTGACAGGGCTGTATACCATTATTGGTGGCCTTAGAGCGGTGGTTGTCACCGAAACGGTGCAAAGCATTGTACTGATTGCCGGCGCGATTATTATCTCCTGTTTTGCATGGAATAAGATCGGGGGCTGGTCAAATATGACAAGTATTCTAGCTGCCGAAGGAAACAGTCAGAAACTGAGTATGATACGTCCGTTGGGCGACAGCAGCGGTATGAGCTGGATGGCGGTATTCTTCGGATATCCCGTACTGGGCATCTGGTACTGGTGTGCCGATCAGACCATCGTACAACGGGCATTGGGCGCCAAAGATGAAGATAATGCCAAGGTAGGTGCGCTGTTCTGTGGTTTTATCAAGATACTCCCGGTATTTATTTTCGTACTGCCTGGTCTTATCGCCTATACGCTGTTTAAATCTGGGAAGCTGGACCTGCATAGTCTGCCCGTAATCATGCAAAATGGCGTTGCCGCACCGGATTCAAAAGGAATATATACCGTAATGATTACGCAGCTGCTCCCGAAAGGACTGGTAGGCTTGCTGGCAGCGGCGTTGCTGTCGGGCCTGATGAGCCAGATCGCCGGCGCATTGAATGCGATCAGCACGTTGGCAAGTTATGATATATACAAACGTATCAAACCCACTGTAACAGACCGTCAGCTGGTAACGGCAGGCCGATGGTCGGCAGCCATTGCCCTGGCCATTTCCCTGTTGCTGTTGCCACTACTGAATAAATATACCAGCCTCTTTGAAGGAATAAACGATATCATCGCACATATCGCCCCTCCTGTTACCTGCGTATTTCTGCTGGGTATATTCTGGAAAAAAGCCTCCGGAAAAGCAGCACAGTATACTTTATGGGTTGGTTCATTATTGGGCATCGTTGTATTTACCGCCGGAAAAATAGCTGACAGCAATAGTTTCATCGCACAGGTGCCTTTTATGATGATGGCCTTTTATCTCTTCATCACCTGTGTAATATTACAGGTAATACTGAGTTATGTTTTTCCGGTACAACACAATGCTGCCAGCAGTACCCTATACTGGCATAACATATGGCAGCCGCTGGGCATCAAAGGCTGGCGCGGCATTGGCAACTATAGATTGCTGTCTGTTTTACTATTATTACTGATGACGATATTATACTGGGTCTTCCGCTAA
- a CDS encoding enolase C-terminal domain-like protein codes for MIQKVNVNDRRFRLAAGAGSDAVHKDPEYSYAHTQLTDEKGNTGSGLAFTVGTGNELVCAASKFYAAELQGRDIEELMASFGHTFQQLSNEQQFRWLGPHKGIVHLGLASVTNACYDLWAKHSGLPLWKLLISLSPTQIVNTLDLSYLEDVLTREEAIAMLEVQRASINDRMGILTTGYPGYDTSVGWFNYDDEKVRYNCQRAIDAGFTAMKLKVGSTDPQRDIRRANIVREVAGDNAKVMLDANQQWTLPQAISICHGLKDMQPYWIEEPTHPDDVLAHQTLAKEIAPLKLALGEHVPNRIVFKNYLQTGCASFIQADAVRVGGVSEFITISLLCKKFGVPVVPHVGDMGQLHQHLVLFNHIAMGHEALFLEHIPHLQSHFVHPVQIKNGVYVTPQEPGSSCDLI; via the coding sequence ATGATTCAGAAAGTCAATGTTAACGACCGACGCTTCCGCCTCGCGGCTGGCGCTGGCAGCGATGCCGTGCACAAGGACCCCGAATACTCCTACGCACATACGCAGCTGACAGACGAAAAAGGAAATACCGGCAGCGGCCTCGCCTTCACCGTAGGCACCGGCAACGAACTGGTATGCGCCGCTTCAAAATTCTATGCCGCCGAACTGCAAGGCAGGGATATAGAAGAACTCATGGCCAGCTTCGGCCATACATTCCAGCAGCTATCCAACGAACAACAATTCCGCTGGCTGGGCCCTCATAAAGGCATCGTTCACCTCGGACTGGCAAGTGTTACCAATGCCTGCTACGACCTCTGGGCAAAGCATAGCGGCCTGCCCCTGTGGAAATTGCTGATTAGCCTGTCGCCAACACAAATAGTCAATACCCTCGACCTCTCCTACCTGGAAGATGTACTCACCAGGGAAGAAGCCATCGCTATGCTGGAAGTACAACGTGCATCTATAAACGACAGAATGGGCATCCTGACCACAGGCTATCCCGGTTATGATACGTCTGTAGGCTGGTTCAATTATGACGACGAAAAAGTAAGATATAACTGTCAGCGGGCCATCGACGCAGGTTTCACTGCCATGAAATTAAAGGTAGGCTCCACTGATCCGCAACGGGATATCCGCCGCGCCAATATCGTCCGGGAAGTAGCCGGCGATAACGCAAAGGTGATGCTCGATGCCAATCAGCAATGGACATTGCCACAGGCCATCAGCATCTGCCACGGACTGAAAGACATGCAACCCTATTGGATAGAAGAACCTACCCATCCCGACGATGTGCTGGCCCACCAAACGCTTGCAAAAGAAATAGCACCGCTGAAACTGGCGCTGGGAGAGCATGTACCTAACCGCATCGTATTCAAAAACTACCTCCAGACGGGCTGCGCTTCCTTCATACAGGCCGACGCCGTTCGCGTAGGCGGAGTAAGTGAATTCATCACCATCAGCCTGCTCTGTAAAAAATTCGGCGTACCTGTGGTACCGCATGTCGGCGATATGGGCCAGCTGCACCAGCATCTTGTACTGTTTAATCATATTGCTATGGGCCACGAAGCCTTATTCCTGGAACATATCCCGCACCTGCAATCACATTTTGTACATCCGGTACAGATAAAAAACGGCGTATATGTTACACCCCAGGAACCGGGCAGCAGCTGCGACCTGATTTAA
- a CDS encoding SDR family NAD(P)-dependent oxidoreductase has product MLADKIIFLTGGAAGIGWECAKAYARNGAIVCIADIHADLSARVAELGEKHIGIHCNIGNEGSVKSAIERAVQTFGRLDVLHNNAGIAQPSKPLHETSDHEWDLLMQINVKSILYTTRHGLEYLKQSSGNILHTSSMVGIIGQDNHAAYVATKGAVNALTKAMALDYAPFGIRVNAICPAAIKTAALETWSNEQPNQAAIRQYLDNLQPLGKMPAGDVIADAAVFLVSTAARFVTGCILPVSGGAELGYRTML; this is encoded by the coding sequence ATGTTAGCAGACAAAATTATTTTTCTTACGGGGGGAGCCGCCGGCATAGGATGGGAATGTGCGAAAGCATATGCCCGCAACGGCGCCATCGTATGCATCGCCGATATCCATGCGGACCTCTCCGCCCGTGTCGCTGAACTGGGAGAAAAACACATCGGCATTCACTGCAACATCGGCAACGAAGGATCCGTAAAATCCGCCATAGAAAGAGCTGTTCAGACATTCGGCCGGCTGGACGTCCTTCACAACAACGCCGGCATAGCACAGCCATCAAAACCGCTGCACGAAACCAGCGACCACGAATGGGACCTGCTGATGCAGATAAATGTGAAAAGCATACTGTATACCACCAGGCACGGACTGGAATACCTGAAGCAATCTTCCGGCAACATCCTCCACACCAGCTCTATGGTAGGTATTATCGGACAGGATAATCACGCGGCCTATGTTGCCACCAAAGGCGCTGTCAATGCGCTCACCAAAGCCATGGCCCTCGACTATGCCCCGTTTGGCATTCGTGTAAACGCTATCTGCCCCGCTGCCATCAAAACGGCAGCACTGGAAACATGGAGCAACGAACAACCAAATCAGGCTGCCATCCGGCAATATTTAGATAACCTCCAGCCTTTAGGTAAGATGCCCGCAGGAGATGTTATCGCCGACGCCGCCGTATTCCTGGTGAGTACAGCCGCACGCTTTGTAACCGGCTGTATCCTGCCTGTCAGCGGGGGCGCGGAATTAGGGTACCGAACAATGCTATAG
- a CDS encoding AraC family transcriptional regulator: MKPVFAKVLEGLENEVFATRLITRPFFTTEFHFHAECQITYIVKSSGHKVIGDCVENFEPGELILLGSYIPHVWYNSSTKPAKREQGEAARSVALFFHPDKLVTLLSSFFSTKKLEAVLEVAKRGMKFHGAAREQLKVLLLKMAQLEPGPQQLMLLLEMVQLLTNVKEYTLLAGTGYTNTYTNKDSEKMDRLFKYVFDNYSREISLDEAAALIHMNKQAFCRYFKGRTQKTFVEFVNEVRITAACKLLSAGEESVGNIAYQCGFNSLTNFNRFFKKIKNVSPLKYKSLLAE, encoded by the coding sequence ATGAAGCCTGTTTTTGCCAAAGTATTAGAGGGGTTGGAAAATGAAGTTTTTGCGACCAGATTGATTACGAGGCCGTTTTTTACGACCGAATTCCATTTTCATGCGGAGTGCCAGATAACTTACATTGTAAAGAGTTCAGGGCATAAGGTCATAGGCGACTGTGTCGAGAATTTTGAACCCGGGGAACTGATATTACTGGGTTCGTATATTCCTCATGTATGGTACAACTCTTCCACGAAGCCGGCAAAGCGGGAGCAGGGCGAGGCAGCGCGTTCTGTTGCATTGTTTTTCCATCCTGATAAACTGGTGACGCTGCTATCGTCGTTTTTCAGTACAAAGAAACTGGAAGCGGTGCTGGAGGTAGCCAAAAGGGGGATGAAGTTTCATGGTGCTGCGCGGGAGCAGCTGAAAGTGCTGTTGCTGAAAATGGCACAGCTGGAACCGGGGCCGCAGCAGCTGATGTTATTGCTGGAAATGGTGCAGCTGCTGACTAACGTGAAGGAATATACTTTACTGGCAGGTACCGGCTATACGAATACCTATACTAACAAAGACAGCGAAAAAATGGACCGGCTGTTTAAATACGTGTTCGATAACTATTCCAGGGAGATCAGCCTGGATGAGGCGGCGGCGCTGATTCATATGAACAAGCAGGCTTTTTGCAGGTATTTTAAAGGGAGAACACAAAAGACATTTGTAGAATTTGTGAATGAAGTACGGATTACTGCGGCCTGTAAGTTATTGTCCGCCGGAGAGGAGTCTGTCGGTAATATAGCCTACCAGTGCGGGTTTAATAGTCTGACCAATTTCAATCGTTTTTTTAAGAAGATAAAAAATGTATCTCCCCTGAAATATAAATCTTTGCTGGCAGAATAA
- a CDS encoding RNA polymerase sigma-70 factor, with amino-acid sequence MITDEIREWQLQISRYDDEQAFARLFRHFYERMLHFCMRYVPVREAAEEIVSDVFVKIWNRREELVNINNLQVYLFVAVKNHSLNYQEVYSHLRIVPLTGAAAELNNSIDLEKDLEWKEMRFMLDQVVASLPAQCRRIFQLIKEDGFKYKEVAEILGISPRTVETQLFRAMRRLNAELGAFSSRKKILPPIILLLGLSSLFH; translated from the coding sequence ATGATTACAGATGAGATTCGTGAATGGCAATTACAGATTTCGCGTTATGATGACGAGCAAGCCTTCGCCAGGTTATTCCGTCATTTTTATGAAAGGATGCTTCATTTCTGTATGCGCTATGTGCCGGTGCGGGAAGCTGCAGAAGAGATTGTATCAGATGTATTTGTAAAAATCTGGAACAGGCGGGAAGAGTTGGTGAACATCAACAATTTGCAGGTATACTTATTTGTTGCCGTTAAAAATCATTCACTGAATTACCAGGAGGTCTACAGTCACCTTCGTATTGTACCATTGACAGGCGCTGCAGCGGAGCTGAATAACAGCATAGACCTGGAAAAAGACCTGGAATGGAAGGAGATGCGTTTTATGCTGGACCAGGTAGTGGCTTCACTTCCAGCCCAATGCCGGCGAATTTTTCAACTTATAAAAGAAGACGGTTTTAAATATAAAGAAGTGGCGGAAATACTGGGGATTTCTCCCCGGACCGTAGAAACACAGCTATTCCGTGCTATGCGCCGGCTCAATGCGGAATTAGGCGCGTTCAGCTCCCGGAAGAAGATACTTCCTCCCATCATATTATTATTAGGGTTAAGCTCCCTCTTTCACTAA